In Malassezia vespertilionis chromosome 4, complete sequence, the DNA window CTGCGGTCCATTCCACAAACGCTTCCTCGCCGTCAAAAAATATAAGTTGAAGAGTAATATCGTCCATGTTAGTTTCTTCATGCTGTGTGTCTCGCCGTGCTTTCATTGCACTAGTGTATCGGTCCAAGGCTTCTTCAAGTGCGTACGCGGTATCGACAAGCAAGGCGCACGATACCGCGCTATCGGTAGCGCCTATAAACCCCTCCTTGGGCCCAGGCGGAAAGTATTTTGAGTCATAATGAGCCGCAAGCACtagcttgcgcggcgccgcaggatCGCGCGTCGCCACAATATTGGTCATATTGCGAGGGCCCAGCGGCGTGGATGCCTCGAACGTTGGCGTATCAATACGCCACTTCGGCTGGTTatttgcgtcgcgctgcttaAAAAGTGCGTCAATGATGGCTGTCCGTGCAAGTGTGCTATTCTCCGTGCCTGCAACGCGTGGGATCAAGAGGTGCGAAAGTAGGGAATCGTGCGTGCGGAAATCGAGAAACGGTGCAGGATCGTTTGCAGTAAATCTCTGGAAAGCATCGTCCGGTAGATGCGATGtattgcgctgcgctgtgACGCTGAGAATATGTAGGAGCAGCAGAGCTGCCAAGGCg includes these proteins:
- a CDS encoding glutaminyl-peptide cyclotransferase (MEROPS:MER0015091; SECRETED:SignalP(1-22); COG:O; EggNog:ENOG503NVQ0), which produces MLAARLGALAALLLLHILSVTAQRNTSHLPDDAFQRFTANDPAPFLDFRTHDSLLSHLLIPRVAGTENSTLARTAIIDALFKQRDANNQPKWRIDTPTFEASTPLGPRNMTNIVATRDPAAPRKLVLAAHYDSKYFPPGPKEGFIGATDSAVSCALLVDTAYALEEALDRYTSAMKARRDTQHEETNMDDITLQLIFFDGEEAFVEWTADDSVYGARNLAEQMASTWVAPFNTLAPRYNTRAPVLEIDQIEHFILLDLLGARGTPVPYYFNTTRWMHTMCMNLEQRLRDMHALYPAGMDALGLFVDKQGPDSIEDDNIPFLQKGVEILHLIPFPFPSVWHSTRDDASALDYNTIHAWAMVLRTFTAEYMGLVK